A window from Peromyscus eremicus chromosome 1, PerEre_H2_v1, whole genome shotgun sequence encodes these proteins:
- the LOC131897726 gene encoding speckle-type POZ protein-like: MAREGTAQRWDHTHISLQNFSYMWNINNFRFFVEERTEIIRSPTFSTEANDKWCLTVNPNGFDEVSADYLSVTLVLLSCLKCHVWAKFQFWIISAEGEKTQSMRSPRAIKFVPGRSCVFKKYILRDFLFSNAPHLLPDDKLSLLYTLSVVQESFRISHQNRKLGIQVSRCTLADELGELWENSQFTDCSLVVAGQEFRAHKAILAARSPVFRAMFQHDMEESRKNRVEIPDLEPQVFKAMMGFIYTGKAPDLDNMADAVLAAADKYGLERLKVMCEDALCRDLSVENAAHTLFLADLHSSGQLKTQALDFITAHASEVSETSGWKKMVGSYPHLVAEAYRSLASAHLPFLEPPFKRLKQS; the protein is encoded by the coding sequence ATGGCAAGAGAGGGGACAGCCCAGAGATGGGACCACACACATATCAGCCTTCAGAATTTCTCCTACATGTGGAACATCAACAACTTCCGGTTTTTTGTGGAGGAAAGGACCGAAATCATTAGAAGCCCAACTTTCTCAACAGAAgccaatgacaaatggtgtttgacAGTAAACCCGAACGGATTCGATGAAGTAAGTGCAGATTATCTGTCAGTTACCCTAGTTTTGCTCAGCTGTCTAAAGTGtcatgtttgggcaaagttccagTTCTGGATCATAAGCGCCgaaggagagaaaacacaaagTATGAGGAGCCCAAGAGCCATTAAGTTCGTGCCAGGCCGTAGCTGTGTATTCAAAAAGTACATCCTTCGAGATTTCCTCTTTTCCAATGCGCCTCATCTTCTCCCAGATGACAAGCTCAGCCTGCTCTACACTCTGAGTGTCGTCCAGGAATCCTTTAGAATCTCTCACCAGAACAGGAAGCTAGGGATTCAAGTATCCAGATGCACATTggcagatgagctaggagagctgtgggagaattCCCAGTTCACAGACTGTTCCCTGGTGGTAGCTGGTCAAGAATTCCgggctcacaaggccatcttagcagctcgctctccagttttcagagccatgtttcaacatgacatggaggagagcagaaagaaccGCGTTGAGATCCCtgacctggagccacaagtcttcaaggcaatgatggGCTTCATTTACACCGGGAAGGCACCAGACCTGGACAACATGGCAGATGCAGTGTTGGCAGCTGCTGACAAGTATGGCCTGGagcgtttgaaggtcatgtgtgaggatgccctttgcagggacctctctgtggagaatgctgcccacactctcttcctggctgacctccacagctcagggcagctgaaaacccaggcactggatttcattacagctcatgcttctgaggtctctgagacctcaggctggaagaAAATGGTGGGCTCCTATCCCCATTTAGTGGCTGAAGCATACCGTTCCTTGGCTTCTgctcatctccctttcttggagCCCCCTTTCAAACGCTTGAAGCAATCCTAG
- the LOC131902532 gene encoding speckle-type POZ protein-like: MAREGTAQRWDHTHISLQNFSYMWNINNFRFFVEERTEIIRSPTFSTEANDKWCLTVNPNGFDEVSADYLSVTLVLLSCLKCHVWAKFQFWIISAEGEKTQSMRSPRAIKFVPGRSCVFKKYILRDFLFSNAPHLLPDDKLSLLCTLSVVQESFRISHQNRKLGIQVSRCTLADELGELWENSQFTDCSLVVAGQEFRAHKAILAARSPVFRAMFQHDMEESRKNRVEIPDLEPQVFKAMMGFIYTGKAPDLDSMADAVLAAADKYGLERLKVMCEDALCRDLSVENAAHTLFLADLHSSGQLKTQALDFITAHASEVSETSGWKKMVGSYPHLVAEAYRSLASAHLPFLEPPFKRLKQS, translated from the coding sequence ATGGCAAGAGAGGGGACAGCCCAGAGATGGGACCACACACATATCAGCCTTCAGAATTTCTCCTACATGTGGAACATCAACAACTTCCGGTTTTTTGTGGAGGAAAGGACCGAAATCATTAGAAGCCCAACTTTCTCAACAGAAgccaatgacaaatggtgtttgacAGTAAACCCGAACGGATTCGATGAAGTAAGTGCAGATTATCTGTCAGTTACCCTAGTTTTGCTCAGCTGTCTAAAGTGtcatgtttgggcaaagttccagTTCTGGATCATAAGCGCCgaaggagagaaaacacaaagTATGAGGAGCCCAAGAGCCATTAAGTTCGTGCCAGGCCGTAGCTGTGTATTCAAAAAGTACATCCTTCGAGATTTCCTCTTTTCCAATGCGCCTCATCTTCTCCCAGATGACAAGCTCAGCCTGCTCTGCACTCTGAGTGTTGTCCAGGAATCCTTTAGAATCTCTCACCAGAACAGGAAGCTAGGGATTCAAGTATCCAGATGCACATTggcagatgagctaggagagctgtgggagaattCCCAGTTCACAGACTGTTCCCTGGTGGTAGCTGGTCAAGAATTCCgggctcacaaggccatcttagcagctcgctctccagttttcagagccatgtttcaacatgacatggaggagagcagaaagaaccGCGTTGAGATCCCtgacctggagccacaagtcttcaaggcaatgatggGCTTCATTTACACCGGGAaggcaccagacctggacagcatggcagatgCAGTGTTGGCAGCTGCTGACAAGTATGGCCTGGagcgtttgaaggtcatgtgtgaggatgccctttgcagggacctctctgtggagaatgctgcccacactctcttcctggctgacctccacagctcagggcagctgaaaacccaggcactggatttcattacagctcatgcttctgaggtctctgagacctcaggctggaagaAAATGGTGGGCTCCTATCCCCATTTAGTGGCTGAAGCATACCGTTCCTTGGCTTCTgctcatctccctttcttggagCCCCCTTTCAAACGTTTGAAGCAATCTTAG